A stretch of Bradyrhizobium diazoefficiens DNA encodes these proteins:
- a CDS encoding AraC family transcriptional regulator, which yields MFSDLSSRNESFERFLSTFNRLAPHARIDLDSGQRAFRWKGAFALAAGLSWWEVASEIDWTCRFTQQKERLGLVLPSAGTVCARIRNRAVAIGPDSALALSVPDVSSISYAGGDGHGHVTLEFDVAMVRKILSADFEGATLRNIELRPELELGSSAGQMLRALSEAVGAGMRDASVRSDKSMALLGESLLRLVLLNFAEVQSPRSRQIDATSGQIREAVDFMHANMHQPLTLSEVAGAVGISVRSLQYGFRRYRNVTPLAYLRDIRLHAVQAELSSPQNVLSIRDVALKWGFAHMGHFAARYRAAYAEAPSETSRVARAGSAARPRG from the coding sequence ATGTTCAGCGATCTCAGTAGTCGCAACGAGAGCTTCGAGAGATTTCTTAGCACGTTCAACCGGCTCGCACCGCATGCGCGAATCGACCTCGACAGCGGCCAGCGCGCGTTCCGCTGGAAGGGGGCATTCGCTTTGGCCGCGGGCCTCTCCTGGTGGGAAGTCGCATCCGAGATAGACTGGACGTGCCGATTTACACAGCAGAAGGAGAGGCTCGGTCTCGTGCTGCCGAGTGCAGGCACCGTATGCGCCCGAATCCGAAATCGGGCCGTCGCAATCGGCCCGGACTCTGCGCTCGCGCTGAGCGTGCCGGACGTCAGCTCGATTTCCTATGCCGGCGGCGACGGGCACGGACACGTCACACTCGAATTCGATGTGGCAATGGTACGGAAGATATTGTCCGCCGATTTCGAAGGCGCCACGCTGCGAAACATCGAACTGCGTCCTGAACTCGAGCTTGGCAGCTCTGCGGGGCAGATGTTGAGGGCGCTGAGCGAAGCCGTCGGAGCCGGAATGCGTGATGCATCCGTGCGATCCGACAAGTCGATGGCTCTGCTCGGCGAGTCCCTCCTCCGGTTGGTTCTTCTGAACTTCGCTGAAGTTCAGAGCCCGCGTTCTCGTCAGATCGACGCGACCTCCGGCCAGATCCGGGAGGCTGTCGATTTCATGCATGCCAACATGCATCAACCGCTGACCTTGAGCGAGGTGGCGGGCGCAGTCGGCATCAGCGTACGGTCGCTGCAATATGGATTCCGGAGGTATCGGAATGTCACCCCTCTCGCCTATTTGCGGGACATACGGCTGCATGCCGTGCAGGCGGAATTGTCTTCGCCGCAAAACGTCTTGTCGATCCGGGACGTGGCGTTGAAGTGGGGCTTCGCGCATATGGGGCATTTTGCGGCCCGATATCGCGCGGCTTACGCAGAGGCGCCCTCCGAGACGTCTCGCGTGGCGCGAGCCGGGTCCGCCGCACGTCCGCGGGGATAG
- a CDS encoding dienelactone hydrolase family protein, with protein sequence MRLRLTALFLTLLMSASHAAPAPQQVEIPLSSGILHAQLFKPDGAGPFPTVIALHGCGGLGGHSDPVQPRYRDWTERLLKAGNAVLLPDSYGSRELGPQCRVKDLHVKARRERVADIAASRAWLMKQTWVARSRVSLVGWANGASALLWAVRPQSAARDASPDFRAAIAFYPDCRISAGLGWSTRVPTLVLIGANDDVSSPPACRQMVDGAHGRSALARIVVYPGAYHDFDRANTPLHAAGASTDAAAPERGHLGTDAEARAESQKEVAEWLAR encoded by the coding sequence ATGCGCCTTCGACTAACCGCCCTGTTCCTGACATTGCTGATGTCGGCTTCGCACGCGGCGCCGGCGCCGCAGCAGGTCGAGATTCCGCTCTCCTCCGGAATCCTGCACGCGCAGTTGTTCAAGCCCGATGGCGCGGGCCCGTTTCCGACCGTGATCGCGCTGCACGGCTGCGGCGGCCTCGGTGGTCATTCCGATCCCGTGCAGCCGCGCTATCGCGACTGGACCGAGCGCCTGCTCAAGGCCGGTAATGCCGTGCTGCTGCCCGATAGCTACGGCTCGCGCGAGCTCGGGCCGCAATGCCGCGTCAAGGATTTGCACGTCAAGGCGCGGCGCGAGCGCGTCGCCGACATCGCGGCATCGCGCGCCTGGCTGATGAAGCAGACCTGGGTCGCGCGCAGCCGCGTCAGCCTGGTCGGCTGGGCCAATGGCGCCAGTGCGCTGCTCTGGGCAGTGCGACCGCAGAGCGCGGCGCGCGACGCGAGCCCGGATTTTCGCGCCGCGATCGCGTTCTATCCGGATTGCCGGATCTCCGCAGGCCTTGGCTGGAGCACGCGGGTGCCGACGCTGGTGCTGATCGGCGCCAACGACGACGTCTCGTCGCCGCCGGCCTGCCGCCAGATGGTGGACGGCGCGCACGGGCGCAGTGCGCTCGCGCGCATCGTGGTGTATCCCGGCGCCTATCACGATTTCGACCGTGCCAACACGCCGCTGCATGCAGCTGGCGCCAGCACCGATGCCGCTGCGCCCGAGCGCGGCCATCTCGGCACCGATGCCGAGGCGCGCGCGGAGTCGCAGAAGGAAGTCGCGGAGTGGCTGGCGCGGTAG
- a CDS encoding transcriptional regulator → MAELDDIIHQPLRLKIMAALNALPVSAGLEFSRLKKLTGATDGNLGAHIETLAKAGYVSVDKAFVGKKPQTTVTATATGRGAFARHVATLQEIIAGRQV, encoded by the coding sequence ATGGCCGAGCTCGACGACATCATCCACCAGCCGCTGCGGCTGAAGATCATGGCGGCGTTGAACGCACTCCCCGTGTCCGCCGGCCTGGAGTTCTCGCGACTGAAAAAACTCACCGGCGCCACCGACGGCAATCTCGGCGCCCATATCGAGACCCTGGCGAAGGCGGGGTACGTCTCGGTCGACAAGGCCTTCGTCGGCAAGAAGCCGCAGACGACCGTGACCGCCACCGCCACCGGCCGCGGCGCCTTCGCGCGGCATGTGGCGACGCTGCAGGAGATCATTGCGGGGAGGCAGGTTTAA
- a CDS encoding DUF4170 domain-containing protein, translating to MPDSAPQQLLHLVIGGELLDLEHNTFKNLDDVEIVGLYPNYAAAHVAWRAKAQSTVDNAQMRYFIVHLHRLLDPNQEPAR from the coding sequence ATGCCAGATAGTGCCCCGCAACAACTGCTTCATCTCGTCATTGGCGGTGAGCTGCTCGATCTCGAGCACAATACCTTCAAGAATCTCGACGACGTCGAAATCGTCGGCCTCTATCCGAACTATGCGGCCGCTCACGTCGCCTGGCGCGCCAAGGCGCAGAGCACGGTCGACAATGCGCAGATGCGCTATTTCATCGTCCATCTCCACCGGCTGCTCGACCCGAATCAAGAACCGGCACGTTGA
- a CDS encoding alpha/beta hydrolase: MAMQLLRGVLGLLKWGLCAVGAVALLLTALIAMPLERPAEMRSVSDSAKGIDWATLPALERFQARDGTWLGFRHYASKGADTGRGAIFIHGSSGSSATVNHALTYAIAAHGVETWALDTRGHGASGTRGDIGYVGQLEDDLVDFVAHVRKSAPDLPLTLVGHSAGAGFSLRVAATPIIQDLFVRTVLVAPYLGYDAPTNRPHAGGWANADLPRFFALATLRKLGIDCCAQLPVLAFAVPANSAKYLTSTYSDRLMRNFATHGYRLDLASVTHPMTIFGGAEDEMMISDKYAETVQAIKPSVDVKLIEGVNHMGMVTNPKAVNAIAEDVATRGAGQS; this comes from the coding sequence ATGGCGATGCAGTTGCTGCGAGGTGTTCTGGGCTTGCTGAAATGGGGCCTGTGCGCGGTCGGCGCGGTGGCGCTGCTCCTGACCGCCCTGATCGCGATGCCGCTGGAGCGGCCTGCCGAGATGCGATCGGTCTCGGACTCGGCCAAGGGCATCGACTGGGCCACTCTCCCGGCGCTCGAACGCTTCCAGGCCCGCGACGGCACCTGGCTCGGCTTCCGCCACTACGCCTCGAAGGGGGCGGACACCGGTCGCGGAGCGATCTTCATCCACGGCTCGTCCGGCTCATCAGCCACGGTCAATCACGCGCTGACCTATGCGATCGCTGCGCACGGCGTCGAGACCTGGGCGCTCGACACGCGCGGCCACGGTGCCTCCGGCACGCGCGGCGATATCGGCTATGTCGGCCAGCTCGAGGACGACCTCGTCGATTTCGTCGCTCATGTCCGCAAGAGCGCGCCGGACCTGCCGCTGACCCTGGTCGGCCATTCCGCCGGCGCCGGCTTCTCGCTCAGGGTCGCGGCGACGCCGATCATCCAGGACCTGTTCGTCCGCACCGTGCTGGTTGCGCCTTATCTTGGCTATGACGCACCGACCAACAGGCCGCATGCCGGTGGCTGGGCCAACGCCGACCTGCCGCGCTTCTTCGCGCTCGCCACGCTCCGCAAGCTCGGCATCGATTGCTGCGCGCAGCTGCCGGTGCTCGCCTTCGCGGTGCCGGCGAATTCGGCGAAGTACCTCACCTCTACCTATTCCGATCGCCTGATGCGCAATTTCGCCACCCACGGCTATCGCCTCGATCTCGCCTCGGTGACGCATCCGATGACGATCTTCGGCGGCGCCGAGGACGAGATGATGATCTCGGACAAATACGCAGAGACCGTGCAGGCCATCAAACCCTCCGTCGACGTCAAACTGATCGAGGGCGTCAACCACATGGGCATGGTTACCAATCCGAAGGCGGTCAATGCGATCGCCGAGGACGTGGCGACGCGCGGGGCAGGGCAGTCATGA
- a CDS encoding DUF2093 domain-containing protein: MLNKFGPSGNGEAQVQYLDGDFRVISPGTFVRCAITDTRIPLDELKYWSVDLQEAYATPGAVLQRHFPNAPKPQM, translated from the coding sequence GTGCTGAACAAGTTCGGCCCCTCGGGCAATGGCGAAGCGCAGGTGCAATATCTCGACGGCGATTTCCGCGTGATCTCGCCGGGGACCTTCGTGCGCTGCGCCATCACCGACACGCGGATCCCGCTCGACGAATTGAAATATTGGAGCGTGGATTTGCAGGAAGCCTACGCCACGCCCGGCGCCGTGCTGCAGCGGCACTTTCCGAACGCGCCAAAGCCGCAGATGTGA
- the lpxK gene encoding tetraacyldisaccharide 4'-kinase: protein MREPAFWYRPRSPKSHLLSPLGALYGAIAARRMARSGFDAGIPVLCVGNYHVGGAGKTPTVLALTRLLRELGETPVVLSRGYGGRLQGPVMVDRARHTAADVGDEPLMMVRDVPVVVARDRVEGVALAKSQGATVILMDDGFQNPHLMKDASLIVIDSERGLGNGKVFPAGPLRAPLKAQLSRTDALVLIGDGHAADDVAAELARRDKPVLRARLKPDPASVAQLFGKPVFAFAGIGDPERFFRTLRASGIEVARTRPFADHHMFSRDELAALAADARREQLMLVTTEKDLARLRGREGVLDGIVPFAVQLEFDDPATLRRVISDHLYKARERRFSAR from the coding sequence ATGCGTGAGCCGGCCTTCTGGTACCGGCCGCGTTCCCCGAAGTCGCATCTCCTCAGCCCATTGGGCGCGCTCTATGGCGCCATCGCCGCACGCCGCATGGCGCGCAGTGGTTTTGACGCCGGCATCCCCGTGCTCTGTGTCGGCAATTATCATGTCGGCGGCGCCGGCAAGACGCCGACCGTGCTGGCGCTGACCAGGCTCTTGCGCGAACTCGGCGAGACGCCGGTGGTGCTTAGCCGCGGGTATGGCGGACGCCTGCAGGGCCCGGTGATGGTCGATCGCGCGCGCCACACCGCAGCCGATGTCGGCGACGAACCCCTGATGATGGTGCGCGACGTGCCGGTCGTGGTGGCACGCGATCGCGTCGAAGGCGTCGCGCTGGCCAAGTCGCAAGGCGCCACCGTGATCCTGATGGATGACGGCTTCCAGAACCCGCACCTCATGAAGGACGCCTCGCTGATCGTGATCGACAGCGAGCGTGGTCTCGGCAACGGCAAGGTGTTTCCGGCAGGCCCGCTGCGCGCACCGTTGAAGGCGCAGCTTTCGCGCACCGACGCGCTGGTGCTGATCGGCGACGGCCACGCCGCGGACGATGTCGCCGCCGAGCTTGCCAGGCGCGACAAGCCGGTGCTGCGCGCGCGCCTGAAACCGGATCCAGCCTCGGTCGCGCAACTCTTCGGCAAGCCCGTTTTCGCCTTCGCCGGCATCGGTGATCCCGAGCGCTTCTTTCGCACGCTGCGGGCCAGCGGCATCGAGGTCGCGCGCACGCGGCCCTTCGCAGACCATCACATGTTCTCGCGCGACGAGCTCGCCGCGCTCGCTGCTGATGCCCGGCGCGAGCAGCTCATGCTGGTGACGACGGAGAAAGACCTCGCGCGCCTGCGCGGTCGCGAGGGCGTGCTGGATGGCATCGTGCCGTTCGCGGTCCAGCTCGAATTCGACGATCCCGCCACGCTCCGCCGCGTCATCAGCGACCATCTCTACAAGGCGCGCGAGCGGCGATTCAGCGCGCGATGA
- a CDS encoding helix-turn-helix domain-containing protein, whose translation MDLPLFHLYGDPPEPRAYNFVHAETIASRCLLHDWRIGVHRHANLLQILVIEHGTGEIQYEVSTAVFSAPAIIVVPPTVAHGFRFQSSTTGWVVSFTQDVARVFGDPLGGVIAYLKRMTDGPVIAVGDAGKIVRLSELCAHLSEERFLSREGFHVAMNSYLALIAVEVRRLVADRDPLTASHDDAVIDKLFKLIENNFRDHRLLNFYAARLAMSPDRLNKHIKRLAGVTAGQLIRQRVLTEAKRQLAFSDQPISEIAYDLAYSDPSHFVRCFRRDTGMTPRAFREQAARLT comes from the coding sequence ATGGACCTGCCGCTCTTCCATCTCTACGGCGACCCACCGGAGCCACGGGCATACAACTTCGTTCACGCCGAGACGATCGCATCCCGATGCCTGCTCCACGACTGGAGGATTGGCGTGCATCGCCACGCCAATCTGCTGCAGATATTGGTGATCGAGCATGGCACCGGCGAAATTCAGTACGAAGTGTCGACCGCCGTCTTTTCCGCGCCTGCCATTATCGTGGTGCCCCCGACAGTCGCCCATGGATTTCGTTTCCAATCATCGACGACCGGTTGGGTCGTGTCCTTCACGCAGGACGTGGCTCGCGTGTTTGGCGATCCCCTGGGCGGAGTGATCGCGTATCTCAAGCGGATGACGGATGGTCCCGTCATCGCGGTCGGGGATGCCGGGAAAATTGTGCGCTTGTCCGAGCTATGCGCTCATTTGAGCGAGGAGCGCTTCCTGTCCCGCGAGGGATTCCATGTCGCGATGAACAGCTATCTGGCGTTGATCGCGGTCGAGGTCCGGCGCCTTGTCGCGGATCGTGATCCATTGACGGCGAGCCACGACGATGCGGTGATCGACAAGCTGTTCAAATTGATCGAAAACAATTTTCGCGACCATCGACTGCTGAATTTCTATGCCGCCAGGCTGGCGATGTCGCCTGATCGCCTCAACAAGCACATCAAGCGCCTGGCGGGAGTGACGGCCGGCCAGTTAATCCGGCAACGTGTCTTGACCGAAGCGAAGCGACAGCTTGCATTCTCGGACCAGCCGATCAGCGAGATTGCCTATGATCTCGCATACTCCGACCCGTCCCACTTTGTGCGCTGCTTTCGAAGAGATACGGGAATGACCCCGCGAGCCTTTCGTGAGCAGGCGGCCCGGCTTACCTAG
- a CDS encoding DUF3606 domain-containing protein, which produces MAGKAKEQTTRRCKLDRSRVAGGQDYEVRYEARKTGRSASAVKKAVKKVGNSRKKVEKGLGR; this is translated from the coding sequence ATGGCTGGGAAGGCAAAGGAGCAAACCACCCGCAGGTGCAAGCTGGACCGCAGCCGCGTCGCTGGCGGGCAAGATTACGAAGTCCGATACGAGGCCAGGAAAACGGGACGCTCAGCCTCGGCCGTAAAGAAGGCGGTCAAGAAGGTCGGCAACAGCCGCAAGAAGGTGGAGAAGGGGCTAGGGCGATAG
- the xseA gene encoding exodeoxyribonuclease VII large subunit, whose translation MPPAEQLNNAPEFTVSELSQSLKRTVEDTYGHVRVRGEISGFRGAHSSGHCYFALKDESAKIEAVIWKGVHGRMRFKPQEGLEVIATGKLTTYPGSSKYQIVIEALEPAGIGALMALMEERKKKLAAEGLFDEARKQLLPWLPEVIGVVTSPTGAVIRDILHRLEDRFPRHVLVWPVKVQGEGSAEQVAAAIRGFNAIAPGGKIPRPDVLIVARGGGSLEDLWSFNEEIVVRAAAESMIPLISAVGHETDITLIDFVADKRAPTPTAAAEMAVPVRSDLFVEVADLARRTRACWQRGHEHRRSELRAAARALPAAGDLLAIPRQRLDNAGASLPRGLKANTHAHFRRFTAAGAKLTLRVLHGQIAQADHRLTVCGERLGLSARSLLRQRRDRFAGLEVRLRASKLSNAQAQRNAIARQRERAHRLAERANRALVTLLQRFDARVENSGKLLSALSYRGVLARGFALVRDEAGHPLHAADSVGPGARVEIEFADGRVGATADADRPAPAAKRAPSQPKSAAQDAKPALRRMGKPVDQGSLF comes from the coding sequence ATGCCGCCTGCGGAACAACTGAACAACGCGCCCGAATTCACCGTCTCCGAACTCTCCCAGTCGCTGAAGCGGACGGTGGAGGACACCTATGGCCATGTCCGCGTCCGCGGCGAGATCTCCGGGTTTCGCGGCGCCCATTCCTCCGGCCATTGCTATTTCGCGCTTAAGGACGAGAGCGCCAAGATCGAGGCGGTGATCTGGAAGGGCGTGCACGGCCGGATGCGCTTCAAGCCCCAGGAGGGGCTCGAGGTCATCGCCACCGGCAAGCTCACGACCTATCCGGGCTCCTCCAAGTACCAGATCGTGATCGAGGCACTGGAGCCGGCCGGCATCGGCGCGCTGATGGCGCTGATGGAGGAGCGCAAGAAGAAGCTCGCCGCCGAGGGGCTGTTCGACGAGGCGCGTAAGCAGCTCTTGCCCTGGCTGCCGGAGGTGATCGGCGTGGTGACCTCGCCGACCGGCGCTGTCATCCGCGACATCCTGCACCGGCTCGAGGACCGCTTTCCGCGTCACGTGCTGGTATGGCCGGTGAAAGTGCAGGGCGAAGGCTCGGCCGAGCAGGTCGCAGCCGCGATCCGCGGCTTCAACGCGATTGCCCCGGGCGGCAAGATTCCGCGGCCCGACGTGCTGATCGTCGCGCGCGGCGGCGGCTCGCTGGAGGACCTCTGGTCGTTCAACGAGGAGATCGTGGTGCGGGCCGCGGCCGAGAGCATGATCCCGCTGATCTCGGCGGTGGGCCACGAGACCGACATCACGCTGATCGATTTCGTCGCCGACAAGCGCGCGCCGACGCCGACGGCGGCCGCCGAGATGGCGGTGCCGGTGCGCAGCGATCTCTTTGTCGAGGTCGCCGATCTCGCGCGGCGCACCCGCGCCTGCTGGCAGCGTGGCCATGAGCACCGACGCAGCGAGCTACGCGCCGCCGCACGCGCGCTGCCGGCCGCCGGCGATCTGCTGGCGATCCCGCGGCAACGGCTGGATAATGCGGGCGCGTCCCTGCCCCGCGGTCTCAAGGCCAACACGCATGCGCATTTCCGCAGGTTCACCGCCGCCGGCGCCAAGCTGACGCTGCGGGTCTTGCATGGCCAGATCGCGCAGGCCGATCACCGCCTCACCGTGTGCGGCGAACGGCTCGGCCTGTCGGCGCGCTCGCTGTTGCGTCAGCGTCGCGACCGCTTCGCCGGCTTGGAGGTTCGCTTGCGCGCCTCAAAACTTTCCAACGCGCAGGCGCAGCGCAACGCGATTGCCCGCCAGCGCGAGCGCGCGCATCGCCTCGCTGAGCGCGCCAATCGCGCGCTGGTGACGCTGCTGCAACGGTTCGATGCCCGCGTCGAGAACAGCGGCAAGCTGCTCTCCGCGTTGTCCTATCGCGGCGTGCTCGCGCGCGGCTTTGCGCTGGTGCGCGATGAGGCCGGTCATCCCCTGCATGCGGCTGACAGCGTCGGTCCCGGCGCACGCGTCGAGATCGAGTTCGCGGACGGCCGTGTCGGCGCAACTGCGGATGCCGATCGCCCAGCACCGGCGGCGAAGCGCGCGCCATCGCAACCGAAGTCCGCCGCGCAGGACGCCAAGCCCGCACTGAGGCGCATGGGCAAGCCGGTGGATCAGGGCAGTTTGTTTTGA
- a CDS encoding lysophospholipid acyltransferase family protein, with the protein MKKLLRNTLRSSWFQRAVGFLAAEYLRLVWRTNTFTFDPPDVYDIVEPQIPAIFAFWHGQHFLTPFIKNKDSYKAKVLISRHRDGEFNAIAVERLGIGLIRGSGDHGGAFHRKGGVGAFREMVYTLQDGCNVALTADVPKRSRVAGLGIIMLARESGRPIMPFAMATSRFIRLKNWDRTTINLPFGRGALVGIKEIHVPSDADAATMEALRLELEDTLNEATRRAYAQLGRPGPADG; encoded by the coding sequence TTGAAAAAACTGCTTCGCAACACGCTGCGGAGCAGCTGGTTTCAGCGTGCCGTCGGTTTCCTGGCGGCCGAATATCTGCGTCTGGTCTGGCGGACCAACACATTCACGTTCGATCCGCCCGACGTCTATGACATCGTCGAACCGCAGATCCCGGCGATCTTCGCCTTCTGGCACGGCCAGCATTTCCTCACCCCCTTCATCAAGAACAAGGACTCTTACAAGGCCAAGGTCCTGATCTCCCGGCATCGCGACGGCGAGTTCAATGCGATCGCCGTCGAGCGGCTCGGCATCGGCCTGATTCGCGGGTCCGGGGATCACGGCGGCGCGTTCCATCGCAAGGGCGGGGTCGGCGCCTTCAGGGAAATGGTGTACACGCTCCAGGACGGTTGTAATGTCGCGCTGACCGCCGATGTTCCCAAGCGCTCGCGCGTGGCCGGCCTCGGCATCATCATGCTGGCACGGGAATCGGGGCGACCGATCATGCCTTTCGCGATGGCGACCAGCCGCTTCATCCGGCTCAAGAACTGGGACCGCACCACCATCAATCTGCCATTCGGGCGGGGTGCATTGGTCGGCATCAAGGAAATCCACGTGCCGAGCGATGCCGATGCCGCCACCATGGAAGCACTGCGGCTGGAGCTGGAAGATACGCTGAACGAGGCCACCCGCCGCGCCTATGCGCAACTCGGCCGCCCGGGACCTGCAGATGGCTAG
- a CDS encoding 3'(2'),5'-bisphosphate nucleotidase CysQ, which translates to MADVDARFFETILTRDASLLQDTVRDAGALAKSMFRTELKTWTKGASSPVSEADIAVNDLLEARLRGATPDYGWLSEESADDSTRLSRRLTWVVDPIDGTRNYLGGHDEWCVSVALVEDASPVLAAVFAPVTGEFFFAARGQGTTLNGAAVRAAPGTALDFAQVAGPKPMVERLNATGGEIKLHPRIGSLALRLCRVAHGGLDAAFAGGNSHDWDLAAADLIVQEADGRMSDLSGDPILYNRREVTHGVLVAAGRDRHASIVAHFRNRPLA; encoded by the coding sequence TTGGCGGACGTTGACGCGCGCTTCTTCGAAACCATCCTGACGCGCGACGCTTCGCTGCTGCAAGACACGGTGCGGGACGCGGGCGCGCTCGCAAAGTCGATGTTCCGCACCGAGCTGAAGACATGGACCAAGGGCGCGTCCTCGCCGGTCTCGGAAGCCGACATCGCCGTCAACGATCTGCTGGAAGCACGGCTGCGCGGCGCCACGCCGGATTATGGCTGGCTCTCGGAGGAGAGCGCCGATGATTCCACGCGGCTGTCCCGGCGGCTGACCTGGGTGGTCGATCCCATCGACGGCACGCGCAATTATCTGGGCGGCCATGACGAATGGTGCGTCAGTGTGGCGCTGGTTGAGGACGCCTCGCCCGTGCTTGCCGCGGTGTTCGCGCCTGTTACCGGCGAGTTCTTCTTCGCCGCCCGCGGCCAAGGCACGACCCTCAACGGCGCAGCCGTGCGGGCGGCGCCGGGGACCGCGCTCGACTTCGCCCAGGTCGCCGGCCCGAAGCCGATGGTCGAGCGGCTCAACGCTACCGGCGGCGAGATCAAGCTGCATCCGCGAATCGGTTCGCTTGCGCTCCGGCTCTGCCGGGTCGCCCATGGCGGGCTGGATGCGGCTTTTGCGGGCGGCAACAGCCACGATTGGGACCTTGCGGCGGCCGATTTGATCGTGCAGGAAGCGGATGGTAGGATGAGCGACCTCTCCGGAGATCCCATCCTCTATAATCGTCGGGAAGTGACGCACGGGGTGCTGGTGGCAGCGGGACGCGATCGTCATGCGAGCATTGTCGCGCATTTTCGAAACCGTCCCTTGGCCTGA
- a CDS encoding 3-deoxy-D-manno-octulosonic acid transferase, which produces MRNSAARDLQMASSRPKNRPMTLPMTLRMYQRLASGLVPLAPALIKRRLKQGKEDPARVGERRGLSQDVRPHGPLVWIHGASVGEVLAAAALIERLRDLNLRILLTSGTVTSAAVVAKRFPPDVIHQYVPYDSPRYVARFLDHWKPSLALFIESDLWPNLILAGAARRVPMVLINGRMSPRSFPRWRRMHGTISALLSRFDICLAQSKTDAERFSALGGRDVVATGNLKLDVPAPPADPAKLERLMAMTRGRPIIVAASTHPGEDEMLVAAHRNLVGFFPQLLTVIVPRHPDRGSSISGLITASGLKPALRSRDEPLSATTDIYVADTMGELGLFYRLSPIVFMGGSLIRHGGQNPIEAIKLGAGIVHGPHVFNFADVYEALDGSGGARRADTPEALVKQLGLLLAEPTVRDKMQRAGTNVVAQLGGALDRTMTALEPYLMQLRIEMGAANA; this is translated from the coding sequence ATGCGCAACTCGGCCGCCCGGGACCTGCAGATGGCTAGCTCGCGTCCCAAGAATCGGCCAATGACGCTGCCAATGACGCTACGCATGTACCAGCGGCTGGCCTCCGGCCTGGTGCCGCTCGCGCCTGCGCTGATCAAGCGGCGGCTGAAGCAGGGCAAGGAAGATCCCGCGCGCGTCGGCGAGCGGCGGGGCCTGTCGCAGGACGTGCGGCCGCATGGCCCGCTGGTCTGGATCCACGGCGCCAGCGTCGGCGAGGTGCTGGCGGCGGCGGCGCTGATCGAGCGCTTGCGCGATCTCAACCTGCGCATCCTGCTCACCTCGGGCACCGTCACCTCCGCGGCCGTCGTGGCCAAGCGTTTCCCGCCCGACGTCATCCATCAATACGTGCCATATGATTCCCCCCGCTACGTCGCGCGCTTCCTCGACCATTGGAAGCCGTCGCTGGCGCTGTTCATCGAATCCGACCTGTGGCCGAACCTGATCCTGGCCGGCGCCGCACGTCGCGTGCCGATGGTGCTGATCAACGGGCGGATGTCGCCGCGCTCCTTCCCGCGCTGGCGCCGGATGCACGGCACCATCTCGGCGCTGCTGTCGCGCTTCGACATCTGCCTTGCGCAGTCGAAGACCGATGCCGAACGTTTCTCTGCGCTCGGCGGCCGCGACGTCGTCGCCACAGGCAATCTCAAGCTCGACGTGCCGGCGCCGCCGGCCGATCCCGCAAAGCTCGAGCGGCTGATGGCGATGACGCGCGGGCGCCCCATCATCGTCGCAGCCTCGACCCATCCGGGCGAGGACGAGATGCTGGTCGCCGCGCATCGCAACCTCGTCGGTTTCTTCCCGCAGCTGCTGACCGTGATCGTGCCGCGGCATCCCGATCGCGGCTCCTCGATATCAGGCTTGATCACGGCGTCCGGCCTGAAGCCCGCATTGCGCTCGCGCGATGAGCCGCTCTCGGCCACCACCGATATCTATGTCGCCGACACCATGGGCGAGCTTGGCCTGTTCTACCGCCTCTCGCCGATCGTGTTCATGGGTGGGTCACTGATCCGCCATGGCGGACAGAATCCGATCGAGGCGATCAAGCTGGGCGCGGGCATCGTCCATGGTCCGCACGTCTTCAATTTCGCCGATGTCTACGAGGCGCTCGATGGCAGCGGCGGCGCGCGCCGGGCCGACACGCCGGAGGCGCTGGTCAAGCAGCTCGGCCTGTTGCTGGCCGAGCCGACCGTGCGCGACAAGATGCAGCGTGCAGGCACCAATGTGGTCGCGCAGCTCGGCGGCGCGCTCGATCGCACCATGACGGCGCTCGAACCGTATCTGATGCAGTTGCGGATCGAGATGGGAGCCGCCAATGCGTGA